The following is a genomic window from Scleropages formosus chromosome 11, fSclFor1.1, whole genome shotgun sequence.
CACTAATCATATGCAAAGTTGTACATCTCACCTTTAATTGACACTAAAATGGTGTTTTCCCTGTCCACAGTGACTGTACTTGTCCCCATTATCTCCCTTTTTGGACTTCTTTATTCAGCCAGTGTCGATAAGAATTTCCCCCAGGGATGCACCAGCACAAGTAGCATCTGTTTCTACAGCCTCCTGTTACCTGTCACCATCCCTGTTTACGTGTTTTTCCACCTGTGGAAATGGATGGGAATCAAGCTCTTCAGACACAATTAGTACATTTGTTAAAGTGCTGCCTTGAAATGGTTCTAATTCAAGGTTTCTTTTGGCTGGGAGGGAGGGGTCAGTTTTCAAGTTTGCAAAGTAATCCAAGTGTTACTTTTTACCACCGAATATTGTGTATCTCTTGTGATCATAAAATTGTGGTATAAACTGGTGTGAAAATgaagtgcaaataaaatttgCAGCTCTGAAATGCTAAGTGTAATTCATGTGGAGGTCATGTCTGGAATGCCATTTCCACTAGAATTATTTTCAGCTCTGTTAAATTGTGATTACATCATTATGATTATGCCCTTGGAAAGGTGTATGAAGGAAGCTGGTATGAGATTTTTTTGTACTTCCCAAAAAATTCTCTTAATAATAGTTACTTGTTAAGCATCTTTTAATACAAGAATTACAACGTGAATGGATCTGCAGTAGAAGTATTTGAATtcagcagaagaacaaaacacCTAAAACAAACAATTAGTTAATGAATTTTAGAATAACAATACATACAtggttcttt
Proteins encoded in this region:
- the LOC108934621 gene encoding phosphatidylinositol N-acetylglucosaminyltransferase subunit Y, producing MVFSLSTVTVLVPIISLFGLLYSASVDKNFPQGCTSTSSICFYSLLLPVTIPVYVFFHLWKWMGIKLFRHN